A portion of the Sabethes cyaneus chromosome 3, idSabCyanKW18_F2, whole genome shotgun sequence genome contains these proteins:
- the LOC128741072 gene encoding odorant receptor Or2-like — MNVLNCPIISTNVRVFRFFSFMLKEDAMCYVWIIPVAIIDLFMFTNIYYLWGYFEVWITNAFLTILLFNATAIEDLAVQRIITSLTKRARMLTFCNYGLAMLVDVCILAYPLYIEERKLPFEIYVPFMDVRKSPSYEIAYAIQALWLIPANCMYIPLSNFFFSATLFGLIQIKTLQHQLTVLKANTLRKCSINLNLTINKIIEDHLRIITYIEDINSLLGFICLVEFLLFEIMICVLLYHIFTTNNYSQIIVSGCYIFGATVELFAVYWHANEVREESVRVAEAAYNGSWIDMDKSAKKKLLLISLRAQRPLEIKLGNVFPITLEMFQSLLNTSYSYCTLLRRFNN; from the exons ATGAATGTACTAAACTGTCCGATAATTTCAACCAACGTGCGCGTTTTCCGTTTCTTTTCGTTCATGCTAAAGGAGGACGCCATGTGCTACGTTTGGATCATTCCGGTTGCGATAATCGATTTGTTTATGTTTACCAATATTTACTACTTGTGGGGATATTTCGAGGTTTGGATAACCAATGCATTCCTCACTATTTTGTTGTTCAATGCGACT GCAATTGAAGACCTCGCGGTGCAGAGAATCATAACTAGTCTCACTAAGCGCGCAAGAATGCTGACTTTTTGCAACTATGGCTTAGCAATGTTGGTCgatgtgtgcatattagcttaTCCACTGTATATCGAGGAACGTaaattaccatttgaaatctatGTTCCTTTCATGGACGTCCGGAAATCACCCAGTTATGAAATTGCCTACGCCATTCAGGCATTGTGGTTAATTCCGGCCAACTGCATGTACATTCCGTTAAGTAATTTTTTCTTCTCGGCGACTTTGTTCGGTTTAATACAGATTAAGACGCTGCAGCATCAGCTGACCGTACTCAAAGCTAATACATTAAGAAAGTGTTCGATAAATCTGAACTTGACGATCAATAAAATTATCGAGGATCATTTGCGGATCATAACTTACATCGAAGACATTAATTCGTTGCTTGGCTTCATCTGCCTCGTtgaatttttattgtttgaaattatGATATGCGTCCTATTATACCATATCTTTACG ACAAATAACTACAGTCAAATTATCGTAAGTGGATGTTACATCTTCGGAGCGACGGTGGAGCTATTCGCTGTCTACTGGCACGCAAATGAGGTTCGCGAAGAAAGCGTTCGAGTCGCCGAGGCTGCTTACAATGGATCATGGATCGATATGGATAAGTCAGCCAAAAAGAAGCTCCTGCTGATTAGTCTCAGAGCCCAGCGTCCGTTGGAG ATAAAACTGGGCAACGTTTTTCCGATAACTCTAGAGATGTTTCAATCACTGCTGAATACATCCTACTCATACTGTACGTTGCTGAGACGTTTTAATAACTAA